From a region of the Pseudanabaena sp. BC1403 genome:
- a CDS encoding pentapeptide repeat-containing protein yields MEIDQCYKLLGLTSNATLEDVNKAYKVLALQWHPDRIPRENVQQQLQAQEKLKEINHARDSLRKAAEQKVSNSQAKHSHHTSHQTGNQSNRQYHQHQTRYQSKYQSAQQSTYQAQQQTSEHSSERYRPHQSQYQSQSYQSYQSYQSAQSRQQTSKQANPQPETHSKTYESTQAAQKPQKPDLTGADFRGANLREKYLEGRNLSYANLSNADLTDAFLHRVNFQGANLQGANLFRANLFQANLQNADLRGANLIGADLSGADLSGADLSGAKVGFGEKVMVKLTNVNFKGATMPNGSVHS; encoded by the coding sequence ATGGAAATCGATCAATGCTACAAACTTCTAGGTTTGACATCTAACGCAACCTTAGAAGATGTCAATAAAGCTTATAAAGTGCTGGCTTTGCAGTGGCATCCCGATCGCATTCCAAGAGAGAATGTGCAACAGCAACTCCAAGCTCAAGAAAAACTTAAAGAGATTAACCACGCAAGGGATAGTTTACGCAAGGCAGCTGAACAGAAAGTATCCAATTCCCAAGCTAAACATTCTCATCACACTTCCCATCAAACTGGAAACCAAAGTAATCGGCAATATCACCAACACCAAACTAGATATCAAAGTAAGTACCAGAGCGCCCAGCAAAGCACATACCAAGCGCAACAACAAACTTCTGAACATTCTTCTGAACGTTATCGTCCCCATCAATCGCAATATCAATCTCAGTCTTACCAATCCTATCAGTCTTACCAATCTGCACAGTCCCGCCAACAAACCAGCAAGCAAGCCAATCCTCAGCCAGAGACGCATAGTAAAACCTATGAATCTACTCAAGCTGCACAAAAGCCCCAAAAGCCTGACTTAACTGGAGCCGATTTTAGGGGGGCGAATCTGCGCGAAAAATATTTAGAGGGGCGTAATCTTAGCTATGCCAATCTTAGTAATGCTGACTTGACTGATGCTTTCTTGCATCGCGTCAATTTCCAAGGCGCAAACCTGCAAGGTGCAAATTTGTTTCGGGCAAATCTATTTCAAGCCAATTTACAAAATGCAGATCTACGCGGCGCTAATTTAATTGGTGCAGATTTAAGTGGTGCAGATTTAAGCGGTGCAGATTTAAGCGGTGCAAAAGTTGGGTTTGGCGAAAAAGTTATGGTCAAACTAACGAATGTCAATTTCAAAGGGGCAACGATGCCTAATGGTTCAGTTCACTCATAA
- a CDS encoding DMT family transporter yields the protein MQSSTPASTSGLTRQSPLIIAPFFLWGTAMVVMKALLPETSPMFMATVRLIPAGILLVLGAAYFGRKQPKGWQAWLWIILFALVDGTMFQGFLAQGLVRTNAGLGSLLIDSQPLAVAVMAAVLYKERIGIGATLGLFVGIAGIGLIGLPSELMTALLEGDFATVLEAGVFTLGEWFMLGASLSMAIGTILIRPVVRYADPVMATGWHMIIGGLPLLFLSTQIEQNQWQDLSAWGWLGMAYMAVMGSAIAYGLFFFFASSGSLTTLSALTFSTPVFALMFSSLFLGEHLTLVQWIGVILTLSSIYLVSMRGAGQDSNDEQNDHDELEVSASTMLPAAEQVVINSVLPVLQNPVNESRMRE from the coding sequence ATGCAGTCATCTACACCAGCCAGTACCTCAGGACTAACTCGTCAATCCCCCTTAATAATTGCGCCATTTTTCCTTTGGGGGACAGCAATGGTGGTGATGAAAGCATTATTGCCTGAGACTAGCCCGATGTTCATGGCGACTGTACGTTTGATTCCCGCAGGAATATTGCTGGTTTTAGGCGCGGCTTATTTTGGTAGGAAGCAGCCCAAAGGTTGGCAAGCTTGGTTATGGATTATTTTGTTTGCATTAGTCGATGGCACGATGTTTCAAGGTTTTTTGGCGCAAGGCTTAGTGCGGACTAATGCGGGGCTTGGCTCATTACTGATCGATTCTCAACCCCTCGCAGTGGCGGTGATGGCTGCGGTTTTATACAAAGAGAGAATTGGAATTGGGGCAACGCTTGGATTATTTGTGGGCATAGCGGGAATTGGGCTAATTGGGTTGCCATCAGAATTGATGACAGCTTTACTAGAAGGCGATTTTGCCACAGTTTTAGAAGCGGGAGTATTTACTCTCGGTGAGTGGTTTATGTTGGGCGCATCATTATCAATGGCGATCGGTACGATTTTGATTCGTCCTGTGGTGCGCTACGCAGATCCCGTTATGGCAACTGGTTGGCACATGATTATAGGTGGGTTGCCTTTATTATTTCTATCCACCCAAATCGAGCAGAATCAATGGCAAGACTTGAGTGCTTGGGGTTGGCTGGGGATGGCATATATGGCAGTTATGGGTAGTGCGATCGCCTATGGATTATTTTTCTTTTTTGCCTCTTCAGGAAGTTTGACTACCTTGAGCGCTTTGACCTTCTCGACACCAGTCTTTGCTCTCATGTTTAGCAGCCTTTTTTTGGGTGAGCACTTGACGCTGGTGCAATGGATTGGCGTAATTTTGACCTTGAGCAGCATATATCTTGTCAGTATGCGCGGAGCAGGACAAGATAGTAATGACGAACAAAATGATCATGATGAGTTAGAAGTGTCTGCTAGCACGATGCTGCCAGCTGCTGAACAAGTCGTAATTAATTCGGTTTTGCCAGTTTTACAAAATCCTGTCAATGAATCCCGAATGCGTGAATAA
- a CDS encoding adenylate/guanylate cyclase domain-containing protein, whose product MQSVSLKKMLLKRKTLSLLRGLISKLSSPIVIQDQEGMVLVTDLGMDTANTLSKNSPESIEKLTVNDCLNKIPVLLGDEILGWVIGNEQVEQVADFLSYLANREFEQKTLVADALDKYREINLLYTIASKMSNCLDVKEIGTLVLEEAGRLIPSTSASVMLHNHQTNCLEIVSARGTAENVNSLQTHSSKGIAGYVFTTGIPELVNDATQDHRYIVNENDCYAIICAPILAKDRTIGVVNISNSEPVNYTSQDLKLFTAIVTQASGVIENALLHESKLREQRIKNNLERYLSPQVAEAVINEKEEVSLTTSKRRIAMLFSDIRNFTTKCEELEPEQLVTYLNEYFTQMVDVIFNHQGTVNKFVGDMIVAMFGAPSAIADREYWAIAAAINMQKRIKNLPIDWIRENFITGIGISSGDVIVGNIGSPQHMDYTAIGDEMNIASRLQGLAKGGQILVTRSVYDATQSNFKFREFGTLPVKGKKKLVEVFEVIYED is encoded by the coding sequence ATGCAATCTGTTAGTCTCAAGAAGATGCTGCTCAAAAGAAAAACACTATCCTTGTTGAGAGGGTTGATTTCTAAACTGAGTTCTCCGATTGTAATTCAAGATCAAGAAGGAATGGTTTTGGTTACAGATTTGGGAATGGATACGGCAAATACTCTTAGTAAAAACAGTCCAGAAAGCATTGAGAAACTGACCGTAAATGATTGCTTAAATAAAATCCCTGTACTACTCGGCGATGAGATATTAGGATGGGTAATAGGTAACGAACAAGTTGAGCAAGTTGCTGATTTTTTGAGTTATTTAGCCAACCGTGAATTTGAGCAGAAAACTCTGGTGGCTGATGCTTTAGATAAATACCGAGAGATTAATCTGCTCTATACGATCGCAAGCAAAATGTCGAACTGTTTGGATGTGAAGGAAATCGGAACTCTGGTGCTTGAAGAGGCTGGTCGGTTAATCCCATCTACCAGCGCATCAGTGATGCTACATAATCATCAAACTAATTGTCTGGAAATTGTGTCGGCTAGAGGCACTGCCGAAAATGTAAATAGCCTACAGACTCATTCAAGTAAGGGGATCGCAGGTTATGTATTTACCACAGGGATACCTGAGCTAGTTAATGATGCGACACAAGATCATCGCTATATCGTCAATGAAAATGACTGTTATGCGATCATTTGTGCGCCAATTCTTGCCAAAGATCGAACTATTGGTGTAGTTAATATTAGTAATTCTGAGCCTGTTAATTATACATCTCAAGATCTGAAGCTATTTACCGCAATTGTTACTCAAGCTTCTGGAGTAATCGAGAATGCGCTTCTTCATGAGAGTAAATTGAGGGAACAAAGAATCAAAAATAATTTAGAGCGCTATCTCTCGCCACAGGTGGCCGAGGCAGTAATTAATGAGAAAGAGGAAGTATCACTAACTACCAGTAAGAGGAGAATTGCCATGTTGTTCTCTGATATTCGTAATTTTACGACTAAGTGTGAAGAATTAGAGCCAGAGCAACTTGTGACTTATCTCAATGAATATTTTACGCAGATGGTGGATGTGATTTTCAATCATCAGGGAACGGTAAATAAGTTTGTTGGCGATATGATTGTGGCGATGTTTGGCGCTCCGTCGGCGATCGCAGATCGTGAATATTGGGCGATCGCAGCGGCGATCAATATGCAAAAGCGGATCAAAAATTTGCCGATTGACTGGATTCGTGAGAACTTCATTACAGGAATTGGTATTAGTTCTGGGGATGTGATTGTTGGTAATATTGGCTCGCCTCAGCATATGGACTACACTGCGATCGGTGATGAGATGAACATTGCTTCTCGGTTGCAGGGATTAGCAAAAGGTGGTCAGATTTTGGTGACACGCAGTGTCTATGATGCAACACAGTCAAATTTTAAGTTTAGGGAGTTTGGAACTCTGCCTGTCAAAGGAAAAAAGAAACTAGTCGAAGTTTTTGAGGTAATCTATGAAGACTAG
- a CDS encoding VWA domain-containing protein yields MSVNLTCKLSDRTLDSSQASSQRQLAISVSANAAFDGNNAPLNLCLVLDHSGSMGGQPLDTVKRAARDLIDCMYPQDRISVIGFDHKAHVVVDNQPVDRIESIKAKIQSLKASGGTCIDDGIKLGLQESSKGKDGTVSQIFVLTDGENEHGDNERCFQFSRLATEYNMTLHSLGFGDNWNQDVLERIADAGGGAMAYIPTPEAAGEEFQKLLKRVQAIGLTNAHLILQLAPHVRLAELKPIAQVSPDTIELPYQTEGNAIIVRLGDLMTDVERVVLFNLYISPASYTVEYPDNLEIPILTAQVRFDIPALAKTNSLSSLVAITAELVQDFTPNVDPQVQNYLLALAKYRQTQLAEQKLQQGDRTGAATMLQSAAKTALQMGDHNASTILQNNATRLQEGTTLSEADRKKTRIASKTVLQSPPTP; encoded by the coding sequence ATGAGCGTAAATTTGACCTGTAAGTTAAGCGATCGCACTCTCGATAGCAGCCAAGCCAGTAGCCAACGTCAGTTGGCGATCTCTGTTTCAGCTAACGCTGCTTTTGATGGCAATAATGCGCCGCTTAACTTGTGCCTTGTTTTAGATCACAGTGGCTCCATGGGAGGACAACCCCTTGACACGGTCAAACGTGCTGCGCGAGATCTAATTGATTGTATGTATCCACAAGATCGAATTAGTGTAATTGGGTTTGATCACAAGGCTCATGTGGTGGTTGATAACCAACCAGTTGATCGGATTGAATCAATCAAAGCCAAAATTCAATCGCTCAAGGCTTCGGGTGGTACTTGTATCGATGATGGCATCAAGCTTGGCTTACAGGAAAGCAGCAAGGGCAAAGATGGCACGGTTAGCCAGATTTTTGTGCTGACCGATGGTGAAAATGAGCATGGTGATAATGAACGATGTTTTCAGTTTTCGCGCTTAGCCACTGAATACAATATGACCTTGCATAGCCTCGGCTTTGGTGATAACTGGAATCAGGATGTACTGGAACGCATTGCTGACGCTGGTGGTGGTGCGATGGCGTATATCCCCACACCTGAGGCAGCAGGTGAAGAATTTCAGAAATTATTAAAACGGGTCCAAGCGATCGGGCTGACCAATGCTCATCTAATTTTGCAGCTTGCGCCCCATGTCAGGCTAGCGGAATTAAAGCCGATCGCCCAAGTCTCTCCTGATACAATCGAGCTACCATACCAAACTGAGGGGAACGCGATTATTGTTAGACTTGGCGATCTGATGACGGATGTTGAAAGGGTGGTGCTATTTAATCTTTATATCAGCCCTGCTAGTTATACAGTCGAATATCCTGATAATTTAGAAATTCCGATTTTGACAGCTCAAGTCCGTTTTGACATCCCTGCCCTAGCAAAAACTAATTCATTGTCTTCATTAGTAGCAATCACGGCAGAGTTGGTTCAAGACTTTACGCCAAATGTCGATCCGCAGGTGCAGAATTATTTATTAGCTTTAGCCAAATATCGCCAAACCCAACTTGCAGAACAAAAGCTACAACAGGGCGATCGCACTGGTGCGGCGACAATGTTACAATCTGCTGCTAAAACCGCTTTGCAAATGGGTGATCATAATGCCTCGACGATCTTGCAAAATAACGCAACTCGTCTCCAAGAAGGCACGACTCTGAGCGAAGCTGATCGCAAAAAAACACGTATCGCGTCCAAAACT
- a CDS encoding glycosyl transferase gives MPTLYTAITNHGFGHATRTAAVLADLQQRSPDIKLIIATTAPRWLLEEYIEGDFVYHPRVFDVGVIQLDSLQVDREATFDAWQQIREQQADLIEAEVKFLQENQVDLIFGDIPPMVAEIAKAAKIPCWMAGNFGWDFIYRDWGGKFMEMADRLSETYGHCDRLFRLPFAEPMACFPNIEDVGLTGAKPKYSAEYLLDKFNLDSDRPTALLTFGGLSLQSIPYQNLANFPDWQFVTFDRDAPDLPNLTKANCDRLRPVDLMVVCDRLVTKPGYGTLAEALRVGIPMVCLTREGFLEAETLIAGVKNYAEHLIISPQEFYEGDWSFLNVPPQAPDLVNADRLDMHGEVAINQAICEYLGTKTK, from the coding sequence ATGCCCACTTTATATACTGCAATTACCAACCACGGTTTTGGTCATGCCACGCGCACTGCGGCTGTCCTTGCTGATCTGCAACAGCGATCGCCTGATATTAAATTAATTATTGCGACGACGGCTCCGCGTTGGTTATTGGAAGAATATATCGAAGGAGACTTTGTTTATCATCCGCGTGTGTTTGATGTGGGCGTAATTCAGCTTGATAGCTTACAAGTCGATCGCGAGGCAACTTTTGACGCATGGCAACAGATTCGCGAACAGCAAGCAGATTTGATCGAAGCTGAAGTCAAGTTTCTCCAAGAAAATCAAGTTGATCTAATATTCGGTGATATTCCGCCAATGGTTGCGGAGATCGCTAAAGCTGCCAAAATTCCTTGTTGGATGGCAGGAAATTTTGGCTGGGATTTTATTTATCGCGATTGGGGGGGCAAGTTTATGGAAATGGCCGATCGCCTATCAGAAACTTACGGTCATTGCGATCGCCTATTTCGCTTACCCTTTGCGGAACCAATGGCGTGTTTTCCCAATATTGAAGATGTGGGGCTAACTGGCGCTAAGCCTAAATATTCGGCGGAATATTTACTTGATAAATTTAATTTAGATAGCGATCGCCCTACAGCTCTGCTTACTTTTGGGGGGCTAAGCCTGCAATCAATTCCTTACCAAAATCTTGCCAACTTTCCCGATTGGCAATTTGTCACCTTTGATCGCGATGCCCCAGATTTGCCAAATCTGACTAAAGCTAATTGTGATCGGCTCCGTCCTGTCGATCTGATGGTGGTATGCGATCGGCTCGTCACCAAACCAGGGTATGGCACATTAGCTGAAGCTTTGCGCGTTGGTATTCCGATGGTTTGTCTCACTCGTGAGGGCTTTTTAGAAGCAGAGACTTTGATTGCTGGGGTGAAAAACTACGCCGAGCATTTGATTATTTCGCCTCAAGAGTTTTATGAAGGTGACTGGTCATTTCTAAATGTGCCACCTCAAGCCCCAGACTTGGTAAATGCAGATCGACTAGATATGCATGGTGAGGTAGCTATTAATCAAGCGATTTGTGAATACTTAGGAACTAAAACCAAATAG
- a CDS encoding AAA-like domain-containing protein yields the protein MTTLLSNRYQVLRVLGSGGFGQTFLAEDTQMPSRRICVIKQLKAIADNPDIYKIVRDRFQREAATLEALGKDNGLVPELYASFCEDNEFYLVQEWIDGKDLSDIVHSEGCLTETKVKRILLDLLPTLGYIHEKGIIHRDIKPENIILRNRDRLPVLIDFGAVKATLATAMTAQGDVTCSVVIGTPTFMPSEQAIGRVGFASDLYSLGLTAIFLLTGKLSSELDTDPQTGELSWQRYADNFSPAFVGFLDKAIRLNFRDRYATANEMLATLRSLFDDSTTIITMPQQNSSSENAENNAITLESTEGQVAIDSQFYIQSGYEPRCYEEIKKAGSLLRIKSPHRMGKSSLMARIINHAEFLGYRTAILNLEQTNQKIFADPEKFMQWFCASVGKALGVRVKTEEYWDDIFGANDNCTDYFEKYLLEGNEQPLAIAIDNFDRVFSYPEIETDFCGLLRGWYERSRSHPLWGKLRLIIVHSQEPYAQRDINQSPFNVGFPVELSEFTTEQVRELVKHHKLIWSDEELQQFMELIGGHPYLVRSALYRIASRDITLTDFLRTAPTEAGIYSSYLMGHLKTLEDYPELGEAMQKVVAADVPVRLRSEISFKLDSQGLVSRIDNNVTPRCLLYKLYFRDRLGGS from the coding sequence ATGACTACTCTACTGTCTAATCGTTATCAAGTTTTGCGTGTGCTTGGTTCAGGTGGATTCGGTCAAACTTTTTTGGCAGAAGATACACAAATGCCCTCGCGTCGAATTTGTGTGATTAAGCAACTCAAGGCGATCGCAGATAATCCTGATATTTATAAAATTGTGCGCGATCGCTTTCAACGAGAAGCAGCGACGCTAGAGGCATTGGGCAAAGATAACGGACTTGTGCCAGAGCTTTATGCTTCATTTTGCGAGGATAACGAGTTTTATCTTGTTCAAGAATGGATTGATGGCAAAGATCTAAGCGATATTGTGCATTCTGAAGGATGCTTGACAGAGACTAAGGTAAAACGGATCTTGCTAGATCTATTGCCGACATTGGGTTATATCCATGAAAAAGGGATTATTCATCGTGATATTAAGCCTGAAAATATTATTTTGCGAAATCGCGATCGCTTGCCAGTATTAATTGACTTTGGGGCAGTCAAGGCAACATTGGCAACAGCGATGACGGCTCAAGGAGATGTCACTTGCTCAGTGGTGATTGGTACGCCCACATTTATGCCATCAGAACAGGCGATCGGTCGGGTGGGATTTGCCAGTGATCTATATAGCTTGGGCTTAACGGCGATTTTTTTGTTAACAGGAAAATTAAGTTCTGAATTAGATACCGATCCTCAAACTGGGGAATTATCATGGCAGCGCTATGCAGATAATTTTAGCCCCGCATTTGTAGGATTTCTAGACAAAGCAATTAGGTTGAATTTTCGCGATCGCTATGCCACAGCTAACGAGATGTTGGCGACTTTGCGATCGCTTTTTGATGATTCAACCACGATTATTACAATGCCTCAGCAAAATTCATCAAGCGAAAATGCTGAAAATAATGCGATCACCTTGGAATCGACGGAAGGACAGGTGGCGATCGATTCGCAGTTTTATATCCAATCGGGATATGAACCGCGTTGTTATGAAGAAATCAAGAAAGCAGGATCTCTGTTGCGGATTAAGTCGCCGCACCGTATGGGCAAGTCTTCGTTAATGGCGCGAATTATCAATCATGCTGAGTTTTTAGGCTATCGCACGGCGATTTTAAATCTGGAGCAAACCAATCAGAAAATCTTTGCAGATCCTGAAAAGTTTATGCAGTGGTTCTGCGCCTCGGTTGGGAAAGCTTTAGGCGTTCGCGTTAAAACAGAAGAATATTGGGATGATATTTTTGGCGCAAATGACAACTGTACAGACTATTTCGAGAAATATTTATTAGAAGGAAATGAGCAACCGCTAGCGATCGCCATTGATAATTTCGATCGCGTGTTTAGCTATCCCGAAATCGAGACAGATTTTTGTGGTTTGTTGCGCGGCTGGTATGAGCGATCGCGCAGTCATCCGTTATGGGGTAAGCTGCGCCTGATTATTGTCCATTCTCAAGAACCCTATGCTCAAAGAGACATCAATCAATCTCCGTTTAATGTGGGCTTTCCTGTAGAACTAAGCGAATTTACAACGGAGCAAGTGCGAGAACTAGTCAAGCATCATAAGCTGATTTGGTCAGACGAGGAGCTTCAGCAATTTATGGAATTGATTGGCGGACATCCCTACTTAGTGCGATCGGCGCTCTATCGGATTGCCTCGCGAGATATTACTTTGACAGACTTTTTGCGGACTGCGCCTACTGAGGCAGGAATTTACAGCAGTTACCTGATGGGGCATCTCAAAACTCTGGAGGACTATCCCGAACTGGGTGAGGCGATGCAGAAGGTGGTGGCTGCCGATGTACCAGTGCGTTTGCGATCGGAGATCAGTTTTAAGCTCGATAGTCAGGGCTTAGTATCGCGGATTGATAATAATGTCACACCACGATGTTTGCTGTATAAGTTGTATTTTCGCGATCGCTTAGGAGGTAGTTAA
- a CDS encoding response regulator transcription factor encodes MSKKLLIVDDEPHIRLLLEQTLEELEDYDVELLTATNGLEALEAIQREKPNLVFLDVMMPKMNGYDVCQKVKADPDLSGVYIIMLTAKGQEFDRSRGKDVGADIYMTKPFDPDEILEKSCEILGIET; translated from the coding sequence ATGAGCAAAAAATTACTAATTGTTGACGATGAGCCACACATTCGTTTGCTTTTGGAGCAAACCTTAGAAGAACTGGAAGATTATGACGTAGAGCTATTAACAGCAACTAATGGTTTGGAAGCACTGGAAGCGATTCAGCGTGAAAAGCCAAATTTAGTATTCTTAGACGTAATGATGCCAAAGATGAATGGCTATGATGTCTGTCAAAAAGTAAAGGCTGATCCTGACTTAAGTGGTGTATATATAATTATGCTGACAGCTAAGGGGCAAGAATTTGATCGCAGTCGAGGCAAAGATGTTGGAGCGGATATCTACATGACTAAGCCCTTTGACCCTGATGAAATCTTAGAAAAATCCTGTGAAATTCTAGGAATAGAGACTTAA
- a CDS encoding septal ring lytic transglycosylase RlpA family protein, producing MSTSSALWAIPLVSLISGASSPTIVSDTFNQPISYNSPITNQDKSFESNYLLASKNNKHVIEFRSKSADEWMIMVNNQPAFWVKDLPKALITAAQLSITMNATDFDPNHLEVVVLNGEYIGKYKDTILFKIPKSEYVNPSLKLTQWINNLRVSAGAEPLTLVEAQKQMHQLATTDEQIDGIASWYGPYFQGRQTASGEQFEQQDFTAAHPSLPFDTYLKVTNQQNGKSVVVRINDRGPYVGDRNLDLSHAAAIALNSDEAGVVPITATVLVSNN from the coding sequence ATGTCTACATCATCTGCTCTTTGGGCGATTCCTCTGGTTTCGCTTATTTCTGGTGCGTCTTCACCAACAATTGTAAGTGACACTTTTAATCAACCAATTAGTTATAATTCTCCCATAACTAATCAAGATAAATCTTTTGAAAGTAATTATTTATTAGCATCCAAAAACAATAAACATGTGATCGAATTTCGGTCAAAATCTGCCGACGAATGGATGATTATGGTGAATAACCAACCAGCATTTTGGGTTAAAGATTTGCCTAAAGCATTAATCACTGCGGCTCAACTTTCCATTACGATGAATGCTACAGACTTTGATCCAAATCACCTAGAAGTTGTAGTCTTAAATGGTGAATATATTGGTAAATACAAAGATACGATCCTATTTAAAATTCCTAAGTCAGAGTATGTTAACCCTTCGCTAAAACTGACGCAATGGATTAATAACTTGAGGGTTAGTGCAGGTGCAGAGCCACTAACTTTAGTAGAAGCTCAAAAACAAATGCATCAATTAGCTACGACTGATGAACAGATTGATGGCATTGCTTCTTGGTATGGGCCCTATTTTCAAGGGAGGCAGACGGCTTCAGGTGAGCAATTTGAACAGCAAGATTTCACTGCGGCTCATCCTAGTTTACCCTTTGACACTTATCTCAAAGTTACTAACCAGCAAAATGGGAAGTCAGTAGTAGTAAGAATTAACGATCGCGGTCCCTATGTAGGTGATCGCAATCTTGATTTGTCCCATGCAGCTGCGATCGCACTTAATAGCGATGAAGCGGGCGTTGTGCCAATCACGGCAACAGTATTGGTGTCGAACAATTAG
- a CDS encoding HU family DNA-binding protein: protein MNKGELVDAIAKKATEKGLSVNKKTADEVLSATLEVIIDTVAGGDKVTLVGFGSFEARDRKAREGRNPKTGEKMEIPATKVPAFSAGKSFKEQVSPPSD from the coding sequence ATGAACAAAGGTGAACTAGTTGATGCTATTGCTAAAAAAGCTACCGAAAAGGGCTTGTCAGTCAATAAAAAGACTGCCGACGAAGTTCTTTCTGCAACGCTTGAAGTAATCATCGATACTGTAGCTGGCGGAGACAAAGTAACTTTGGTTGGATTTGGCTCCTTTGAAGCTCGCGATCGCAAAGCCCGCGAAGGTCGCAACCCTAAGACTGGCGAAAAGATGGAAATCCCTGCAACTAAGGTTCCTGCCTTCTCTGCTGGTAAGTCCTTCAAAGAACAAGTCAGCCCTCCTTCTGACTAA
- a CDS encoding vWA domain-containing protein, which translates to MPYSAEISRRQPSCFLFLIDQSGSMADAFSNDSASKGTAKGANESLHKTSESIQKAQAVADAVNRLLDSLGQRCVKGNEIYDYFDVGVIGYNSEVSSALNGIAGENAIAPIGKIYENPSELEKRAQKLPDGMGGLVEVYNDFPIWFKPIASGGTAMCSVFALARILLEDWIEKHPNSYPPTIINITDGESTDGDPTEEAINLKKLSTSDGSVLLYNIHLSAEYTQPVSFPNTAEVLSDPYARLMFDLSSPLPYAAQKAAEKEGYKITPDAKAFMFNADPVKLIQFLDIGTRTENLR; encoded by the coding sequence ATGCCTTACTCAGCAGAAATCAGTCGCCGTCAACCTAGTTGTTTCCTATTCCTCATCGATCAATCTGGATCAATGGCGGATGCATTTTCTAACGATAGTGCGAGCAAGGGGACAGCGAAAGGTGCAAATGAAAGCTTACATAAGACTAGTGAATCGATTCAGAAAGCACAAGCAGTTGCTGATGCGGTAAATCGCTTGCTGGATTCACTTGGGCAACGATGCGTCAAGGGTAACGAAATTTACGATTACTTTGATGTTGGCGTAATTGGTTACAACAGTGAAGTTTCATCAGCTCTGAATGGGATTGCTGGTGAGAACGCGATCGCTCCAATCGGCAAAATATATGAAAATCCGTCTGAATTAGAAAAACGCGCTCAAAAACTACCTGATGGTATGGGCGGTTTAGTTGAAGTCTACAATGACTTTCCCATTTGGTTTAAGCCGATCGCTAGTGGTGGAACAGCCATGTGCAGCGTATTTGCACTAGCGCGAATTTTGCTAGAGGACTGGATTGAGAAACACCCTAATAGCTATCCACCGACGATTATCAATATTACCGATGGCGAATCTACAGATGGAGACCCGACAGAAGAAGCGATTAACCTCAAAAAATTGAGTACTTCTGACGGTTCAGTTCTGCTTTATAACATCCATCTCTCCGCAGAATATACACAACCTGTATCTTTCCCAAATACAGCAGAAGTATTGAGTGACCCATATGCTCGTTTAATGTTTGATCTATCTAGCCCTCTTCCCTATGCTGCCCAGAAAGCAGCTGAAAAAGAAGGCTATAAAATCACACCTGACGCTAAAGCATTTATGTTTAATGCCGATCCTGTGAAACTAATTCAGTTTCTTGATATTGGTACTCGTACCGAAAACTTACGATAG